One window of the Candidatus Aegiribacteria sp. genome contains the following:
- a CDS encoding urocanate hydratase, protein MSDSFREQIRQGIPDSIPETPPDLAGVDHAPARPDILNPTEKKLALKNALRYFPKKWHAQLAPEFARELKEECRIYMRRFRPSYEMKARSISDYPAKTPQAAAIMLMIQNNLDIAVAQYPQELITYGGNGTVFQSWAQYLLTMKYLSEMTENQTLVLYSGHPLGLFPSHPDAPRVVLSNGMVIPNYSSKTDYDRMAALGVTMYGQMTAGSFMYIGPQGIVHGTTITLLNAGRKYLDLAPDENLAGKLFVTSGLGGMSGAQAKASVIAGGIGLIAEINPKAIKTRYDQGWLQEVESDLDRVLLRIERARKEKKPLSLGYAGNVVDLWKKLAEEEVSVDLGSDQTSLHNPYLGGYYPAGLSFDESNRMMNDDPDAFHEKVQESLRNQVRAINTLHANGMYFWDYGNAFLLEASRAGADGIRKPDGTFSYPSYVEDIMGPMCFDYGFGPFRWVCTSCDHEDLRRSDNIAAEVLENMSKEADPEISRQMIDNVIWIRHAEENRMVVGSEARILYADRQGRINIALAFNQAIADGVITAPIVLGRDHHDVSGTDSPYRETANIADGSMFTADMAIQNVIGDSFRGATWVSIHNGGGVGWGEVINGGFGLLLDGSPEAGNRARNMLTWDVSNGLARRSWARNKGAIYAIKKAMDDEPDMKITIPEIADDEIIENCFK, encoded by the coding sequence ATGTCAGACAGTTTCAGAGAACAGATTCGCCAGGGCATACCTGATTCAATACCGGAAACACCACCGGATCTCGCAGGAGTTGACCATGCCCCCGCCAGGCCGGACATACTCAATCCGACAGAGAAGAAACTCGCATTGAAGAACGCTCTTCGATACTTCCCTAAAAAGTGGCACGCTCAACTGGCTCCGGAATTCGCGAGAGAACTGAAGGAGGAATGTAGAATCTATATGCGAAGATTCCGCCCCTCATACGAAATGAAAGCCCGTTCCATAAGTGATTATCCGGCAAAAACACCTCAGGCCGCCGCTATTATGCTGATGATACAGAACAACCTTGATATCGCTGTGGCTCAGTATCCCCAGGAGCTTATCACATACGGCGGTAATGGTACTGTATTTCAGAGCTGGGCTCAATACCTTCTTACGATGAAATACCTTTCAGAAATGACGGAGAACCAGACACTTGTACTCTACTCCGGGCACCCCCTGGGGCTTTTCCCCTCACATCCGGACGCGCCAAGAGTTGTTCTCTCGAATGGCATGGTCATTCCCAACTACAGCTCAAAAACGGATTACGACAGAATGGCTGCTCTGGGAGTAACAATGTACGGACAGATGACAGCAGGCAGTTTCATGTACATAGGCCCTCAGGGAATCGTCCACGGAACGACCATAACGCTTCTGAACGCAGGTAGAAAATACCTGGACCTGGCCCCTGATGAAAACCTTGCAGGTAAACTGTTCGTTACATCAGGTCTGGGAGGAATGAGCGGCGCTCAGGCAAAGGCCTCCGTCATCGCCGGAGGAATTGGTCTGATTGCCGAAATCAACCCGAAAGCAATCAAGACAAGGTACGATCAGGGCTGGCTCCAGGAAGTCGAAAGCGATCTGGATAGAGTATTGCTGAGAATCGAAAGAGCCAGGAAAGAAAAGAAACCCCTGTCACTCGGATACGCGGGTAATGTGGTCGATCTCTGGAAAAAACTTGCGGAAGAGGAAGTATCGGTTGATCTGGGAAGTGATCAGACCTCCCTTCACAATCCCTATCTCGGAGGATACTATCCCGCCGGTTTATCTTTTGATGAATCAAACAGGATGATGAATGATGATCCGGATGCCTTCCATGAGAAGGTTCAGGAGTCACTTCGAAACCAGGTTCGGGCGATAAACACACTTCATGCGAATGGAATGTACTTCTGGGATTACGGCAACGCGTTCCTTCTCGAAGCCTCCCGCGCGGGAGCGGATGGTATAAGAAAACCGGATGGAACATTCTCATACCCTTCCTACGTTGAGGATATCATGGGTCCCATGTGCTTCGACTACGGTTTCGGACCATTCAGATGGGTATGCACTTCATGTGATCATGAAGACCTCAGAAGATCGGATAATATCGCTGCGGAAGTACTTGAGAACATGTCGAAGGAGGCTGATCCGGAAATATCCCGTCAGATGATCGATAATGTTATCTGGATAAGACATGCTGAAGAAAATAGAATGGTTGTTGGATCCGAAGCCAGAATCCTGTATGCCGACAGACAGGGAAGAATAAATATCGCGCTTGCTTTCAATCAGGCTATTGCGGATGGAGTGATCACAGCACCCATAGTCCTCGGAAGGGATCATCACGATGTCTCAGGCACTGATTCGCCATACCGCGAGACAGCAAATATCGCGGACGGAAGCATGTTTACGGCTGATATGGCTATTCAGAATGTAATTGGTGATTCATTCAGAGGAGCAACCTGGGTTTCTATCCATAACGGAGGAGGAGTAGGCTGGGGTGAAGTAATTAACGGCGGCTTTGGTCTTCTGCTTGACGGTTCTCCGGAAGCAGGGAACCGTGCCCGCAATATGCTCACCTGGGATGTTTCCAACGGCCTTGCAAGACGATCCTGGGCCAGGAATAAAGGCGCTATTTATGCCATAAAAAAGGCAATGGATGACGAACCTGATATGAAGATAACAATTCCGGAAATCGCGGACGATGAAATAATCGAGAACTGTTTTAAATAG